From Sporosarcina sp. 6E9, a single genomic window includes:
- the pyrE gene encoding orotate phosphoribosyltransferase encodes MVKKEIAEILLNVGAVELNPNEPFTWASGIESPIYCDNRLTMSDPVGRKKIAGGLADLIRTNYPETTMIAGTATAGIPHAAWVADILGLPMVYVRSSAKGHGRSRQIEGKINRGDKAVIVEDLISTGGSSLNAAAALRSEEIEVTGIVSIFTYELKKADEAFEAEKLTYASLTDFGALIDVSKENGAIDDNSISSLLEWHGKLKEGRL; translated from the coding sequence ATGGTCAAAAAAGAAATTGCAGAAATTCTATTGAATGTCGGCGCTGTTGAACTCAATCCTAACGAACCATTTACCTGGGCATCTGGTATTGAATCCCCGATTTATTGCGATAACCGTCTAACGATGTCAGACCCGGTAGGACGCAAGAAAATTGCTGGAGGATTAGCTGATTTGATCCGTACGAATTATCCCGAAACGACAATGATTGCCGGTACCGCAACAGCCGGAATACCGCATGCAGCTTGGGTAGCGGATATTCTTGGTCTGCCAATGGTTTACGTTCGGTCATCAGCAAAAGGACACGGAAGAAGTCGTCAAATTGAAGGGAAAATCAATCGCGGGGATAAAGCCGTCATTGTCGAAGATTTGATATCCACGGGAGGTAGTAGCCTAAATGCAGCTGCCGCGCTTCGCTCTGAGGAAATCGAAGTTACGGGGATTGTATCCATCTTTACATATGAATTGAAGAAAGCAGATGAAGCTTTCGAAGCTGAAAAATTAACATATGCAAGCTTAACAGATTTCGGTGCATTGATCGATGTGTCGAAAGAAAATGGCGCAATTGATGATAACTCAATTAGCAGCTTGCTTGAATGGCATGGGAAATTAAAGGAAGGAAGATTATAA
- the coaBC gene encoding bifunctional phosphopantothenoylcysteine decarboxylase/phosphopantothenate--cysteine ligase CoaBC, whose product MLANKKILICVTGGIAVYKAVALVSKLSQAGADVKVVMTKSAMEFVTPLTFQAMSRNDVFFDTFDEKDSRVIAHIDLADWADLVIVAPATANVIGKVANGISDDMVSTVLLATTAEVWFAPAMNVNMYEKQAVIRNIDTLAKDGYRFIEPSEGFLACGYVGKGRLEEPEKIVALVQEKFLQKNLPLAGKKVVITAGPTRERIDPVRYVSNFSSGKMGYAMAEAAANLGAQTILVSGPVSLDPPTGVEVIHIESAAEMFEAVTENYDDATIVIKAAAVADYRPAEIHPQKIKKSDSDSVINLERTTDILQTLGERKKQQILVGFAAETENVIENGMNKLERKNLDFIIVNDVTDPDGGFGNETNVVTLLSKNGTNQSYPALQKRELATLLLQTIIEEEKVGASHDR is encoded by the coding sequence GTGTTAGCAAATAAAAAAATTCTTATTTGTGTAACGGGTGGCATCGCGGTTTATAAAGCAGTTGCGCTCGTTAGCAAGTTATCCCAAGCGGGAGCAGATGTGAAGGTTGTTATGACAAAATCAGCTATGGAGTTTGTGACGCCACTAACTTTTCAGGCAATGTCGCGTAATGACGTTTTTTTCGATACGTTTGATGAAAAAGATTCCCGTGTGATTGCACATATCGACTTAGCGGATTGGGCAGATTTGGTCATCGTTGCACCGGCCACAGCAAATGTAATCGGCAAAGTCGCGAATGGTATTTCGGATGACATGGTGTCGACCGTTCTTTTAGCCACAACTGCTGAAGTTTGGTTTGCGCCGGCCATGAATGTCAATATGTATGAAAAACAAGCCGTTATTAGAAACATTGACACGCTTGCTAAAGATGGCTATCGATTTATCGAACCATCAGAAGGATTTTTAGCTTGTGGATATGTCGGAAAAGGACGCCTTGAAGAACCAGAGAAAATTGTCGCGCTAGTTCAAGAGAAATTCCTTCAGAAAAACTTACCTTTGGCAGGGAAGAAAGTTGTGATTACGGCTGGACCAACACGTGAAAGAATCGACCCTGTTCGATATGTGTCAAATTTTTCGAGCGGCAAGATGGGGTATGCGATGGCGGAAGCCGCGGCTAACCTTGGTGCCCAAACGATACTGGTGTCAGGCCCGGTTTCGCTAGATCCACCAACTGGCGTTGAAGTGATTCATATTGAAAGTGCGGCTGAAATGTTCGAAGCAGTCACTGAAAACTATGATGACGCGACAATCGTTATTAAAGCGGCTGCAGTCGCCGATTACAGACCAGCAGAAATTCATCCGCAGAAAATTAAAAAGTCGGATAGTGATTCTGTCATTAATCTAGAGCGAACAACTGATATATTGCAAACACTAGGAGAACGGAAAAAACAACAAATTCTTGTGGGCTTTGCAGCTGAAACCGAAAATGTCATTGAAAATGGCATGAACAAGTTGGAAAGAAAAAATCTGGATTTCATTATCGTTAACGATGTAACAGATCCTGATGGTGGCTTTGGGAATGAAACAAATGTTGTTACATTATTATCAAAAAACGGAACGAATCAATCGTATCCCGCATTGCAGAAAAGAGAGCTTGCAACTCTCTTACTACAGACAATAATAGAAGAGGAAAAGGTCGGCGCTTCACATGATCGCTGA
- the priA gene encoding primosomal protein N' translates to MIAEVIVDVAAYPIDRPFDYIVPEALTSIIEPGARVKVPFGPRKVIGYITKLKEESDLEASKLRPIHELVDLEPVLTNELLDLSKWLAVQTLSYEIDAMQVMLPAAMRAKYEKFILVNEPEEIDDIEFSLFLAGRNRVPMKEAESRGLLGVLKGLVKDGIVTVDTAVSQQTAMKKVRMIRMQDAVELERIKETLHQNATRQIELVNWMIENAGKTIPAKSITDELGIQGTVIKALIERGAATEEYEEVYREPEAPGLKDVAIPVHLTDEQEIALDSISTSIKNEKPETFLLHGVTGSGKTEVYLRSIQQVLKNGKEAIVLVPEISLTPQMTARFKARFGPLVAVMHSALSSGEKYDEWRKIRRGEVKVVVGARSAIFAPFENVGIIILDEEHEGTYKQEDTPRYHARDVAIKRAEYYNCPVILGSATPSLESYARATKGVYTLLTLMKRARNQALPEVTIVDMRNELKSGNRSMFSVALAEAIRKRIEAGEQSILFLNRRGFSSFVLCRDCGTTVECPNCDISLTYHRANERLKCHYCGHEERVPLICPECESEHIRFFGTGTQKVEEEIANLVPQARVIRMDVDTTRRKGSHERLLRQFSEGQADILLGTQMIAKGLDFPNITLVGVLAADTTLHLADFRAAEKTFQLMTQVSGRAGRHELPGEVFIQTYSPEHYAIELAKEHHYEPFYNLEMAARRQYGYPPFYFVTLIQFTHEDVLKVADFAGRAATFLQSNLSPETVIIGPTAAAISRVNNRYRYQCLLKYKKEPKLTETLQQLIRLYRTDWIKAGLTMSVDVDPVSIY, encoded by the coding sequence ATGATCGCTGAAGTAATTGTCGATGTAGCGGCCTATCCAATAGATAGACCATTTGATTACATAGTTCCTGAAGCATTGACGTCAATCATTGAGCCGGGTGCGCGTGTTAAAGTGCCTTTCGGGCCTCGGAAAGTCATTGGCTATATAACGAAGTTGAAAGAAGAAAGTGATTTAGAAGCAAGTAAATTAAGACCAATCCATGAGTTAGTCGATTTGGAACCAGTATTAACGAATGAATTGTTAGACCTTTCCAAGTGGTTGGCAGTACAAACGTTATCCTATGAAATTGACGCGATGCAAGTGATGTTGCCTGCTGCAATGCGCGCGAAATATGAAAAGTTTATTCTTGTAAATGAACCTGAAGAAATTGATGATATAGAATTCAGCTTATTTTTAGCGGGCAGAAATCGTGTACCGATGAAAGAAGCGGAGTCACGAGGATTACTTGGCGTATTGAAAGGCTTAGTCAAAGATGGAATCGTGACAGTCGATACGGCAGTCAGTCAACAAACAGCCATGAAAAAAGTCCGGATGATTCGGATGCAAGATGCAGTAGAACTCGAGCGTATTAAAGAGACGTTACATCAAAATGCGACCCGCCAAATCGAATTGGTGAATTGGATGATTGAAAATGCCGGGAAGACAATTCCCGCCAAATCAATTACAGACGAATTAGGCATACAAGGCACAGTCATTAAAGCGCTAATTGAACGAGGCGCGGCGACCGAAGAATATGAAGAAGTATACCGGGAACCTGAAGCGCCTGGACTAAAAGATGTGGCAATTCCTGTGCATTTAACAGATGAACAGGAAATTGCTTTGGATAGTATTTCTACATCAATCAAAAATGAGAAGCCAGAAACGTTTTTATTGCACGGAGTTACGGGAAGCGGAAAGACAGAAGTCTATTTACGTTCAATTCAACAAGTTTTGAAGAATGGGAAAGAAGCAATTGTTCTAGTCCCGGAAATCTCTTTAACGCCTCAAATGACTGCGCGATTTAAAGCACGTTTTGGGCCGCTAGTAGCGGTGATGCATAGTGCGCTTTCTTCTGGTGAAAAATATGATGAATGGCGAAAAATCCGACGTGGTGAAGTGAAAGTTGTCGTTGGCGCCAGGTCAGCTATTTTTGCGCCATTTGAAAATGTCGGCATCATTATTTTGGATGAAGAACATGAAGGAACCTATAAACAAGAAGATACGCCCCGCTATCATGCAAGAGATGTGGCGATTAAAAGGGCTGAGTATTATAATTGTCCTGTTATTCTAGGGAGTGCAACTCCCTCTCTCGAATCCTATGCGCGTGCGACAAAAGGCGTCTATACCTTACTTACATTGATGAAACGAGCCAGAAATCAAGCACTTCCCGAAGTGACTATCGTTGATATGCGAAATGAGTTGAAATCTGGAAATCGATCAATGTTTTCAGTAGCTCTTGCAGAAGCCATTCGCAAACGTATAGAAGCAGGCGAACAAAGTATTTTATTTTTGAACCGTCGTGGTTTTTCTTCATTCGTTCTCTGCAGAGATTGCGGCACAACGGTTGAATGCCCGAATTGCGATATTTCTTTAACTTATCATCGGGCAAATGAGCGCTTGAAATGTCATTATTGCGGCCATGAAGAACGTGTACCATTAATATGTCCTGAGTGTGAAAGTGAACATATTCGGTTTTTTGGAACGGGTACGCAAAAAGTAGAAGAGGAAATAGCAAATCTCGTTCCCCAAGCGCGAGTCATTCGTATGGACGTTGACACAACTAGACGTAAAGGATCACACGAGCGCTTACTACGGCAATTTAGTGAAGGGCAAGCAGATATTTTATTAGGGACCCAAATGATTGCGAAAGGGTTAGATTTTCCGAACATTACCCTAGTCGGCGTTTTGGCAGCGGATACGACGCTTCACTTGGCGGATTTCCGCGCTGCTGAAAAAACATTTCAATTGATGACCCAAGTAAGTGGACGTGCTGGCCGACATGAATTGCCGGGGGAGGTATTTATTCAAACGTATTCTCCTGAACATTACGCGATTGAATTAGCCAAAGAACATCATTATGAACCTTTTTATAATTTGGAAATGGCTGCTCGCAGACAATACGGCTATCCGCCATTTTATTTTGTGACGCTTATCCAATTTACACATGAAGATGTCTTGAAAGTTGCAGACTTTGCGGGTCGGGCCGCAACCTTTTTACAGTCGAATTTGTCGCCTGAAACAGTCATTATTGGACCGACAGCAGCTGCGATAAGTCGAGTGAACAATAGATATCGATACCAATGTTTGTTAAAATACAAAAAAGAGCCCAAGCTAACCGAAACGTTACAACAACTGATTAGATTATATCGAACGGATTGGATTAAGGCGGGCCTTACAATGAGCGTAGATGTAGATCCAGTATCTATTTACTAA
- the pyrF gene encoding orotidine-5'-phosphate decarboxylase: MNKSPIIALDFHSAEAAFTFLKPFEQSANVKVGMQLYYKEGPAIIAKLKEKGYGVFLDLKLHDIPNTVKSAMEVLAGFGVDLVNVHATGGKTMMEAALEGLDKGTGAGLRRPSIIGVTQLTSTDDRQVREEQLIGVSLAESALHYAKLTQDAGLDGVVCSVLEASAITQACGQEFFKVTPGIRLADDAKNDQIRIATPEEARRAGSTHIVVGRSITAAKNPYEAYELITSQWEGLN, from the coding sequence TTGAATAAATCACCAATAATTGCGCTCGATTTTCATTCTGCAGAAGCGGCATTTACATTTTTAAAACCTTTCGAACAGAGCGCTAACGTGAAAGTAGGTATGCAACTTTATTATAAAGAAGGGCCTGCCATCATCGCGAAATTAAAAGAAAAAGGCTACGGTGTTTTTCTAGATTTAAAACTTCATGACATCCCGAATACGGTAAAATCAGCGATGGAAGTTCTTGCAGGATTTGGGGTTGACCTAGTTAACGTTCATGCAACTGGCGGAAAAACGATGATGGAAGCGGCCTTGGAAGGGCTGGATAAAGGAACTGGCGCAGGACTTCGTCGTCCTTCAATCATTGGGGTAACTCAATTGACTTCTACGGATGATCGTCAAGTTCGGGAAGAGCAATTAATAGGTGTTTCATTAGCTGAATCCGCTCTGCATTATGCGAAATTGACACAAGACGCAGGACTTGACGGGGTTGTTTGTTCAGTGCTTGAAGCATCCGCGATTACACAAGCATGCGGGCAAGAATTTTTCAAAGTGACACCCGGCATCCGACTCGCAGATGATGCAAAAAATGACCAAATCCGAATTGCGACACCTGAAGAAGCACGACGCGCAGGCTCTACGCATATCGTGGTTGGTAGATCGATTACAGCTGCAAAAAATCCATATGAGGCATACGAATTGATAACTTCACAATGGGAAGGACTGAATTAA
- the rpoZ gene encoding DNA-directed RNA polymerase subunit omega, whose amino-acid sequence MLYPSVDSMKAKIDSKYILVTLASKRAREIQEVGNKLLPVYKAKKDVGKALEEIVAGALTKTTQDESIIYEDEI is encoded by the coding sequence ATGTTATATCCATCGGTCGATTCAATGAAAGCGAAAATTGATTCAAAATACATCCTTGTTACACTTGCTTCTAAACGTGCACGTGAAATCCAAGAAGTAGGAAACAAGCTGCTTCCGGTTTATAAAGCGAAAAAAGATGTAGGCAAAGCTTTGGAAGAAATCGTAGCAGGTGCTTTGACTAAAACGACACAAGATGAATCGATTATTTACGAAGACGAAATTTAA
- the gmk gene encoding guanylate kinase — protein MYKKRGLLIVLSGPSGVGKGTVRKELFTQPNTNYEYSVSMTTRSPREGEVDGEDYFFKSREEFEQLIDQGKLLEYAEYVGNYYGTPLDYVNATLDAGRDVFLEIEVVGAAQVRKLVPDGLFIFLAPPSLSALETRLIGRGTESADVIKSRVLKAREELELMNLYDYVVENDEVQNACERINAIVTAEHCRRERVEKIYIQMLEGDY, from the coding sequence ATGTACAAAAAACGGGGACTTCTAATCGTTCTATCCGGACCGTCCGGTGTTGGTAAAGGAACGGTGAGGAAAGAGCTATTTACACAACCGAATACGAACTACGAGTATTCTGTCTCAATGACAACGAGAAGCCCGCGTGAAGGCGAAGTAGATGGCGAAGATTACTTTTTTAAATCGCGTGAAGAATTCGAACAGCTTATTGATCAAGGTAAACTTCTTGAATATGCTGAGTATGTAGGGAATTATTACGGTACACCGCTAGATTACGTAAACGCCACGCTCGATGCAGGACGAGATGTTTTTCTCGAAATCGAAGTGGTTGGCGCAGCGCAAGTTCGCAAACTCGTTCCGGATGGGCTATTTATTTTCTTGGCACCACCGAGTTTATCCGCGCTTGAAACTCGACTTATTGGACGAGGCACCGAATCAGCAGACGTCATTAAGTCCAGGGTATTGAAAGCCCGGGAAGAGCTCGAGTTGATGAATTTATACGACTATGTGGTCGAAAACGATGAAGTTCAAAATGCCTGTGAACGAATTAACGCAATCGTAACAGCAGAACATTGTCGTAGAGAACGCGTTGAAAAAATATATATCCAGATGTTGGAAGGGGATTACTAA
- a CDS encoding dihydroorotate dehydrogenase, with the protein MNRLSVELPGLQLKNPIMPASGCFGFGKEYGKLYDLSMLGAIMIKATTLETRLGNPTPRVAETSSGMLNAIGLQNPGLQGVMEEELPWLEQFDVPIIANVAGTETADYVEVAKVISTAPNVHALELNISCPNVKEGGITFGTDPQIAKELTAAVKAVSKVPVYVKLSPNVTDIKEIAIAVEEGGADGITMINTLLGMRLDEKTGKPIIANKTGGLSGPAIKPVAIKMVHEVSQVVNIPVIGMGGVTNTQDVIDFLSAGASAVAVGTANFVNPFICPTIIEELSTKLDVLGINHISELVGRSHRY; encoded by the coding sequence ATGAATAGACTTTCAGTAGAACTACCAGGTTTGCAATTGAAAAATCCGATTATGCCAGCATCTGGTTGTTTTGGATTCGGGAAAGAATACGGTAAGCTTTATGACTTATCGATGTTAGGTGCCATCATGATTAAAGCGACTACGCTCGAAACGAGGCTCGGAAATCCAACGCCGCGGGTTGCTGAAACATCTTCCGGTATGCTTAATGCGATTGGTCTTCAAAATCCAGGACTTCAAGGTGTAATGGAAGAGGAACTCCCCTGGTTGGAGCAGTTCGATGTTCCGATTATCGCGAACGTCGCGGGAACCGAAACCGCGGATTACGTTGAAGTTGCTAAGGTGATTTCCACCGCGCCAAATGTTCATGCGCTTGAACTAAATATTTCTTGTCCGAACGTCAAAGAAGGCGGCATAACATTCGGAACGGATCCACAAATCGCGAAAGAATTAACGGCTGCGGTAAAAGCGGTTTCCAAGGTCCCCGTTTATGTAAAATTATCACCAAACGTGACCGACATAAAAGAAATTGCAATAGCAGTTGAAGAAGGCGGTGCGGATGGAATTACGATGATTAACACACTTCTTGGCATGCGCCTTGATGAAAAAACGGGGAAACCAATTATTGCGAACAAAACCGGCGGATTATCCGGCCCAGCCATTAAGCCAGTCGCGATAAAAATGGTGCATGAAGTTAGCCAAGTCGTCAACATACCCGTAATCGGTATGGGGGGAGTCACGAATACCCAGGATGTCATCGACTTTCTTTCGGCAGGCGCAAGTGCGGTTGCTGTCGGTACCGCGAACTTCGTAAATCCTTTTATTTGTCCGACAATTATTGAAGAATTGTCGACAAAATTAGACGTACTAGGGATCAATCACATTTCTGAATTAGTAGGAAGGAGCCACCGATATTGA
- the def gene encoding peptide deformylase: protein MAIKEIVEHPSPILLQKCKEVVKFDEKLAQLLDDMYETMKEVDGVGLAAPQVGESVQVAIVEVDEEQEVIELINPVVTAIGGSEIEIEGCLSFPGVYGEVERPFYVKVEAQERDGSLYELEAEGYEARAILHEIDHLNGVLFDSKIIRIVDLDELEALEEEEIEMSREGEEA from the coding sequence TTGGCAATAAAAGAAATTGTGGAGCATCCATCTCCCATCCTGTTACAAAAATGTAAGGAAGTCGTGAAGTTTGATGAAAAACTTGCACAACTTTTGGATGATATGTATGAAACGATGAAGGAAGTTGATGGTGTCGGATTAGCAGCACCTCAAGTCGGCGAATCAGTCCAGGTTGCGATTGTTGAAGTAGATGAAGAACAAGAAGTCATTGAACTTATAAATCCCGTTGTAACCGCAATAGGAGGATCTGAGATTGAAATCGAAGGATGTCTTAGTTTCCCTGGCGTTTACGGAGAAGTCGAACGTCCTTTTTATGTAAAGGTTGAAGCACAGGAGCGGGATGGTTCACTATATGAACTTGAAGCTGAAGGCTATGAAGCGCGTGCGATTCTTCATGAGATTGATCATTTGAATGGTGTTTTATTTGACTCGAAAATCATTCGTATTGTTGATCTTGATGAGCTTGAAGCGCTGGAAGAAGAAGAAATTGAAATGAGCAGAGAAGGTGAAGAAGCTTGA
- a CDS encoding NFACT family protein, which produces MAFDGLFTTAMVQELQVLKGGRISRIHQPNAQELVFLIRSGGQNHRLLISIHPSYSRIQLTEEAITNPPEPPMFCMVMRKHLEGGFISTVEQYGTDRIISFDIRAKNEIGDDIRRTVYIEIMGRHSNLILVDPDRKIIIDSMKHLPPSVNSYRTILPGQPYIPAPPQDKLNPFNITEQAFIDLLPEIETGRDFVRIFSGFSPINGNELLFRLKNSETSERFSVFQDFLSSFNGEQAQPNISEKENRTVFSATALTHTDKSIAQFSTVSELLDKVYFERADRERVKSQAADLERWLDNEIAKINSKVKKLQKERDSAGKLDTFQLYGELLTANSHAIQKGVTEAVVDNYYEQGTTVTIPLDPRKSVIENAQRFFTRYSKAKNAIIMIAEQLTKAADDIEYFEMLKQQVIQASPDDIAEIREELAELGFMKARNVKKRRKSKKPKPETYLSSSGITISVGKNNKQNDYLTFKIAARNHIWLHTKDIPGSHVVIHDDQPDEQTILEAAMLSAYFSKARESSSVPVDYTEVKHVKKPNGSKPGFVIYFEQKTLFVTPEEELVRKLRK; this is translated from the coding sequence ATGGCATTTGATGGTTTATTCACCACAGCAATGGTACAAGAACTACAGGTATTAAAAGGAGGACGTATTTCAAGAATACATCAACCGAACGCACAAGAGCTCGTATTTCTGATTCGCTCAGGCGGTCAAAATCATCGTCTTCTTATTTCCATCCATCCATCGTATTCTCGAATTCAATTGACGGAAGAAGCAATTACGAATCCACCGGAACCACCTATGTTTTGTATGGTTATGCGAAAACATTTAGAAGGCGGTTTTATTTCCACCGTTGAGCAATATGGTACAGACAGAATAATTTCATTTGACATCCGAGCAAAAAATGAAATCGGGGATGATATTCGCCGAACAGTCTACATTGAAATAATGGGAAGACATAGTAATTTAATCCTTGTGGATCCTGATAGAAAAATCATCATTGATAGTATGAAGCATCTGCCCCCTTCAGTGAACAGCTATCGTACAATATTACCAGGGCAACCGTATATACCAGCACCGCCGCAAGATAAACTTAATCCTTTTAATATAACAGAACAAGCGTTTATTGATTTACTACCCGAGATAGAAACAGGTCGCGATTTTGTACGGATTTTCTCTGGATTTTCACCCATTAATGGGAATGAGCTATTATTCCGTTTGAAAAATAGTGAAACCTCAGAACGATTTTCGGTATTCCAGGATTTCCTGTCCTCGTTTAATGGCGAGCAAGCACAACCGAATATTTCTGAAAAAGAAAATCGTACTGTTTTTTCAGCAACAGCATTAACACATACCGACAAATCAATCGCGCAATTTTCTACAGTCAGCGAGTTGCTCGACAAGGTCTATTTTGAACGTGCAGACCGGGAACGAGTCAAATCACAAGCTGCCGACTTGGAACGTTGGCTAGATAATGAAATTGCCAAAATCAATTCCAAAGTTAAGAAACTGCAAAAAGAACGAGATTCCGCAGGCAAACTAGATACTTTTCAGTTGTACGGCGAGTTGTTAACGGCAAATAGTCATGCGATTCAAAAAGGTGTCACTGAAGCTGTCGTTGATAATTATTATGAACAAGGAACAACAGTTACAATCCCGTTGGATCCACGTAAATCAGTCATTGAAAATGCGCAGCGATTTTTCACGAGATATTCCAAAGCGAAAAATGCGATAATCATGATTGCCGAACAACTTACAAAAGCGGCGGATGACATCGAGTATTTTGAAATGCTGAAACAGCAAGTCATTCAAGCTTCCCCCGATGACATCGCAGAAATACGCGAAGAATTGGCTGAACTCGGATTTATGAAAGCTCGTAACGTAAAGAAACGCAGAAAATCGAAAAAACCAAAACCAGAAACGTATCTTTCATCCTCCGGAATAACCATTTCCGTTGGAAAAAATAATAAACAAAACGACTACTTAACATTTAAAATAGCAGCTCGAAATCATATTTGGCTCCATACGAAAGACATTCCTGGTTCCCATGTTGTCATTCATGATGATCAACCAGATGAACAAACAATTTTAGAAGCAGCCATGCTGTCAGCTTATTTCAGTAAAGCGCGTGAATCATCATCTGTTCCCGTCGATTACACTGAAGTGAAGCATGTTAAAAAACCGAACGGATCCAAACCGGGGTTTGTTATCTACTTTGAACAAAAAACGCTCTTTGTAACCCCAGAAGAGGAATTGGTTCGGAAATTGCGTAAATAA
- the fmt gene encoding methionyl-tRNA formyltransferase, whose translation MTSIIFMGTPDFSVPILSMLRDEGYDVIAVVTQPDRPVGRKRVLTPPPVKVEAEKLGISVIQPEKLKGSAELDEIISLNADLIITAAFGQLLPKELLDAPALGCINVHASLLPKYRGGAPIHKAVMDGETETGVTIMYMVEKLDAGDIISQVSVPIKDTDDTGTLFDVLSKAGVDLLKNTLPSILDETNDRIVQDESLVTFARNISREEERIDWTKDGKEIYDKIRGLHPWPVAYSVFQDANVKIWWGEKVETSSYAEPGTIIDIETDRIIVKTGNNIGIAITDIQPAGRKRMPAEVFIRGIGSAWNKGDRFQ comes from the coding sequence TTGACGTCTATTATATTTATGGGGACACCGGATTTTTCAGTACCGATTTTATCGATGCTTCGGGACGAAGGATATGATGTGATTGCAGTCGTCACACAACCGGATAGACCTGTTGGTAGAAAACGCGTACTAACGCCGCCACCGGTAAAAGTAGAAGCAGAAAAGCTTGGAATATCGGTTATTCAACCTGAAAAGTTAAAAGGTTCAGCTGAACTAGATGAAATTATATCTTTGAATGCGGATTTAATTATTACCGCGGCATTTGGTCAACTGTTACCTAAAGAATTGCTCGATGCGCCGGCGCTCGGATGTATTAACGTCCATGCGTCTTTACTGCCGAAATATCGAGGCGGTGCGCCAATTCATAAAGCAGTTATGGATGGTGAAACAGAAACCGGGGTCACAATTATGTATATGGTTGAAAAGTTGGATGCAGGCGATATCATCTCTCAAGTCAGCGTGCCGATAAAAGATACAGATGATACGGGAACTTTATTTGATGTATTGTCAAAAGCGGGTGTAGATCTGCTGAAAAATACGCTTCCTTCGATTCTAGATGAAACGAATGATCGAATTGTCCAAGACGAATCTCTAGTGACTTTTGCGCGTAATATCTCAAGGGAAGAAGAGCGCATTGACTGGACAAAAGACGGCAAAGAGATATATGACAAAATCCGTGGGTTACATCCATGGCCAGTCGCCTATTCTGTATTTCAAGACGCCAATGTGAAGATTTGGTGGGGCGAAAAAGTAGAAACATCGTCATATGCTGAACCCGGAACGATTATCGATATTGAAACTGACCGTATTATTGTTAAAACGGGTAATAATATTGGCATAGCAATTACCGACATCCAACCTGCTGGAAGAAAAAGAATGCCTGCTGAAGTATTTATCCGCGGAATCGGTTCGGCATGGAATAAAGGAGATCGGTTTCAATGA